Below is a genomic region from Billgrantia tianxiuensis.
CCCGAAGCGCGGGAGAGCGCTATGCCGAGATGGCGGCGATGCTGCTCGACGCCACCGGTATCGATATCGAGTACCGCCAGAAGGGACTGCTCTACCTGCGGGTGGACGACGCCGAGCGGGCTTTCGCCTGGGCGCAGCGGCAGGGCTGGCCACTGGAGAAGGTGGAGGCTTCCTTCATCTATGCCAAGGAGCCTTGGCTGTGCGAAGGGATAGACGAAGGCCTGTGGATGCCGACCCTGGGCAGCGTGCGCAATCCGCGACTGTGCCGGGCGCTGCGCGCACGCCTCGAGGCGCTGCCCAACGTTCTTCTGATGGAGCAGGCCGCCGTGCAGCGGCTGATCGTCGAACGGGGGCGTGCCTGCGGTGTCGAGACCGGGCAGGGGCGCATCGAGGCCGGTCGGGTCATCCTTTGCGGCGGTGCCTGGAGCGGCGTGCTGCTGGCCGAGCACGACGTGGCGTTACCGGTGCGGCCGGTAAAAGGGCAGATGATGCTATTCGCCACGCCGCCGATGACAGGAGGGCGTCAACTGCTCGAGCGCGTGGTGCTGAGCGACGGTCGATATCTGATACCGCGTGGCGATGGTCGGGTGCTGGTCGGCTCCACCCTCGAGCAGACCGACTTCGACAAGAGCACCACCGCGGAGGCTCGCGAATCGTTGTGGCACAGCGCCGTTGCCATGCTGCCGGCCCTGGCCGATTGCGAGGTGGAGCAGCACTGGGCCGGACTGCGCCCGGGCGCCCCGGATGGTATCCCCTTCATCGGCGAGGTGCCGGGCATCGCTGGGCTCTTCGTCAATGCCGGGCACTATCGCAATGGACTGGTGCTGGCCCCGGCGGCAACCCGGCTGCTAGTCGATCTGCTGCTGGGGCGCGAGCCGGCCATCGATCCCGCGCCCTACCGGCCCGCGCGCCTGGGCGCGGCCGACAGGACAGGCGCCTAGCCGCGCTGGGCCGCCTGGATCGCGGTCAAGGCGATGGTATAGACGATATCGTCGACGAGCGCGCCGCGCGAGAGGTCGTTGACCGGCTTGTTGAGGCCTTGCAGCATCGGTCCCACGCTGACCACCCGGGCGCTGCGCTGCACCGCCTTGTAGGTGGTGTTGCCGGTGTTGAGGTCGGGGAACACGAACACCGTGGCACGGCCCGCCACGGGGGAGTCCGGCGCCTTCTGGCGGCCCACGCTCTCGATGGCGGCGGC
It encodes:
- the thiO gene encoding glycine oxidase ThiO, encoding MNDFLIIGGGVIGMLTACQLAEAGHGVTLVERGYCGQEASWAGGGIVSPLYPWRYSEPVSQLARSAGERYAEMAAMLLDATGIDIEYRQKGLLYLRVDDAERAFAWAQRQGWPLEKVEASFIYAKEPWLCEGIDEGLWMPTLGSVRNPRLCRALRARLEALPNVLLMEQAAVQRLIVERGRACGVETGQGRIEAGRVILCGGAWSGVLLAEHDVALPVRPVKGQMMLFATPPMTGGRQLLERVVLSDGRYLIPRGDGRVLVGSTLEQTDFDKSTTAEARESLWHSAVAMLPALADCEVEQHWAGLRPGAPDGIPFIGEVPGIAGLFVNAGHYRNGLVLAPAATRLLVDLLLGREPAIDPAPYRPARLGAADRTGA